From one Triticum urartu cultivar G1812 chromosome 3, Tu2.1, whole genome shotgun sequence genomic stretch:
- the LOC125549144 gene encoding uncharacterized protein LOC125549144: MQILSHFSISRQPFFDPLCSIHPRRCPSLTSGIPFPMPASPATARAPRVGPPAKRKKKGLPSRLRASPVLPAAGWSTLPPDLVRRVADCLLATNDLDCYMNFRAVCSGWRDATDDPRSDPSDPRFRPRRWVILLDEGFQLQSDGGVGGELLLLLNAATGRFIRKRLPLLRRYYVVATTLGGLFVLANRNPPHAARVFNPLTGVLVRFAAPVPAEKEVSAFVKSDSSGFWPLLGLLCASSRRPCVAGPDNESFFYGGYKAKEYPNYNSARMAVAGGLYTNDATTGFIAESEGWFPKICDLIHVNPHKEDVWRFLVELGGQVLIVVRLRGRVKVFKYDDAEPVPVESIGRHAIFVGHHRCLAVDADRFPSVEADCVYYIDRRGLSAHICVYSLRDGKEERVSAGAVDFVKPHKLFVLVADRPFTVIQLLCSYTINARDSQLPLKEDAGNVDKKWF; encoded by the coding sequence ATCCATCCACGCCGCTGCCCCTCGCTCACAAGCGGCATCCCTTTTCCAATGCCGGCCTCGCCCGCTACCGCTCGCGCGCCACGGGTCGGCCCGCCCGCCAAGAGGAAGAAAAAGGGCCTGCCAAGTCGTCTCCGAGCCTCGCCGGTCCTTCCGGCCGCGGGCTGGTCCACCCTCCCGCCCGACCTCGTCCGCCGCGTCGCCGACTGCCTTCTCGCCACCAACGACCTCGACTGCTACATGAACTTCCGCGCCGTCTGCTCCGGCTGGCGCGACGCCACCGACGACCCCAGGAGCGACCCCTCCGACCCCCGCTTCCGCCCGCGCCGCTGGGTCATCCTCCTCGACGAGGGCTTCCAGCTCCAGAGCGACGGCGGCGTTGGTGGCGAGCTGCTGCTCCTGCTGAACGCCGCCACCGGGCGCTTCATCCGCAAGAGGCTCCCGCTGCTCCGCCGCTACTACGTCGTGGCCACCACCCTCGGCGGCCTCTTCGTCCTGGCGAACAGGAACCCTCCCCACGCCGCCCGCGTCTTCAACCCGCTCACCGGCGTCCTAGTCCGGTTCGCGGCGCCCGTGCCCGCCGAGAAGGAGGTGTCCGCCTTCGTTAAAAGTGACAGCTCCGGCTTCTGGCCCCTGCTCGGCTTGCTCTGCGCCTCATCTCGCAGGCCGTGCGTGGCTGGTCCCGACAATGAAAGTTTCTTCTACGGTGGGTACAAGGCCAAGGAGTACCCTAACTACAATTCCGCACGGATGGCGGTCGCAGGTGGTCTCTACACCAACGACGCCACAACGGGATTCATTGCAGAATCAGAAGGCTGGTTCCCCAAGATCTGCGATCTGATTCATGTCAATCCTCATAAAGAAGATGTCTGGCGTTTCCTGGTTGAACTTGGTGGACAGGTGCTGATCGTCGTCAGGCTGCGGGGGCGCGTCAAGGTTTTCAAGTACGACGACGCCGAGCCCGTGCCCGTCGAGAGCATCGGCAGGCATGCCATCTTCGTCGGGCACCACAGGTGCCTCGCCGTGGACGCCGACAGGTTCCCGTCCGTCGAGGCAGACTGCGTCTACTACATTGATCGACGGGGTTTGTCAGCCCACATCTGCGTGTACAGCCTCAGGGACGGGAAAGAGGAGAGGGTCTCTGCTGGGGCCGTCGATTTCGTGAAGCCGCACAAGCTGTTCGTCCTCGTCGCCGACCGCCCTTTCACCGTCATCCAGCTTCTCTGCAGCTACACCATCAACGCCCGGGATTCTCAGCTGCCTTTGAAAGAAGACGCTGGCAACGTTGACAAAAAATGGTTTTAA